The Colletes latitarsis isolate SP2378_abdomen chromosome 1, iyColLati1, whole genome shotgun sequence genome has a segment encoding these proteins:
- the LOC143344387 gene encoding myrosinase 1-like isoform X1 — MFATLSLTSGILLCLVIAANGNSVEEDEKYLTFPANFLLGASTAAYQIEGAWNASDKGESIWDRFSHYNDGRIINNETGDVAADSYHKYKEDVAILKRLGFTSYRFSVSWPRILPTGFPNNVSQDGVNYYHNLIDELLANGIEPLLTLYHWDHPQVLEDANGWLNSEMVDWFGDFARVVYREFGAKVKRFIPINEIGAFCKNGYSYGFHAPGKKLHGFGEYLCVHNALKAHARAYRIYEREFKPTHKGQVGFMANSHAYMPKTPEDAVSAEVAFLFNTGWTFHPIYSEKGDYPEIMKNMVAAKSKQQGYAKSRLPEFDSEWIEYIRGTSDFMAVNHYTSKLVEPGEEGEVPSHDNDQGVQLSVDDSWKSSASPWLKVVPRGLRYVLRQLSSKYGNPPIYITENGFSDLGTLNDTDRVDYYREYLKQMLLAIHVDGVNVRGYYLWSLLDNFEWERGYSEHFGIVFVDINDPNRKRTLKKSATWWQQVTTNKKIVQNRFTQSSAFTALIGRSMARSVAWNKISEA; from the exons ATGTTCGCCACGCTATCGCTCACATCGGGCATACTTCTCTGTCTCGTGAT CGCTGCAAATGGTAATAGCGTAGAGGAGGATGAGAAATATCTAACGTTTCCAGCAAATTTTCTCCTGGGAGCTTCGACAGCCGCATACCAAATCGAAGGAGCTTGGAACGCGAGTG ATAAAGGAGAAAGTATTTGGGATCGATTCAGTCATTACAACGATGGTCGTATTATTAACAATGAAACGGGCGACGTCGCTGCGGACTCCTATCATAAATACAAAGAAGACGTAGCCATACTAAAGAGACTCGGg TTCACGTCGTACAGATTCTCCGTGAGTTGGCCCCGAATATTACCGACAGGATTCCCAAATAATGTTAGTCAAGATGGCGTTAATTATTACCACAATCTCATCGACGAGCTATTGGCAAACGGTATCGAGCCACTGTTGACGTTATATCACTGGGATCATCCTCAAGTTTTGGAAGACGCGAACGGCTGGTTGAATTCGGAAATGGTCGACTGGTTCGGTGATTTCGCCAGGGTTGTGTACAGAGAGTTCGGTGCAAAAGTGAAACGATTCATTCCGATAAACGAGATCGGTGCTTTCTGCAAGAATGGTTATTCTTACGGGTTCCATGCTCCCGGGAAAAAACTGCACGGTTTCGGCGAGTATCTTTGCGTTCACAACGCATTGAAAGCTCACGCGAGGGCTTACAGAATTTACGAGAGAGAGTTTAAACCAACGCACAAGGGTCAAGTCGGATTCATGGCCAACTCGCACGCCTACATGCCTAAAACTCCGGAGGACGCAGTGTCGGCGGAGGTCGCTTTTCTGTTCAACACTGGCTGGACCTTCCATCCGATTTATTCAGAGAAAGGCGATTATCCAGAAATTATGAAGAACATGGTGGCCGCCAAGAGCAAACAGCAAGGTTACGCGAAATCTCGTTTACCGGAGTTTGACTCCGAGTGGATAGAGTACATACG GGGAACTTCCGATTTTATGGCGGTAAATCATTATACTTCGAAACTAGTTGAACCTGGAGAGGAAGGGGAGGTACCTTCCCATGACAACGATCAGGGTGTACAATTATCCGTGGACGATTCTTGGAAATCCTCAGCCTCCCCGTGGTTGAAA GTTGTACCACGAGGTTTGCGATACGTACTTCGTCAGTTGTCATCAAAATATGGAAATCCACCAATATACATCACCGAAAATGGTTTCTCTGACTTGGGAACCCTTAACGACACCGATAGAGTCGATTACTATCGCGAATATTTGAAACAGATGCTTCTGGCCATACATGTTGATGGCGTAAACGTGCGAGGATACTATCTATGGTCTCTTCTCGATAATTTTGAGTGGGAACGGGGGTACAG CGAACATTTCGGCATCGTGTTCGTCGATATCAACGATCCAAATAGAAAACGGACCTTGAAAAAGTCTGCTACCTGGTGGCAGCAGGTTACAACCAATAAGAAAATAGTCCAAAA CAGATTTACACAGAGCAGTGCGTTCACAGCCCTAATTGGTCGTAGCATGGCGCGGAGCGTCGCTTGGAATAAAATCAGTGAGGCCTAA
- the LOC143344387 gene encoding myrosinase 1-like isoform X2 yields the protein MFATLSLTSGILLCLVIAANGNSVEEDEKYLTFPANFLLGASTAAYQIEGAWNASDKGESIWDRFSHYNDGRIINNETGDVAADSYHKYKEDVAILKRLGFTSYRFSVSWPRILPTGFPNNVSQDGVNYYHNLIDELLANGIEPLLTLYHWDHPQVLEDANGWLNSEMVDWFGDFARVVYREFGAKVKRFIPINEIGAFCKNGYSYGFHAPGKKLHGFGEYLCVHNALKAHARAYRIYEREFKPTHKGQVGFMANSHAYMPKTPEDAVSAEVAFLFNTGWTFHPIYSEKGDYPEIMKNMVAAKSKQQGYAKSRLPEFDSEWIEYIRGTSDFMAVNHYTSKLVEPGEEGEVPSHDNDQGVQLSVDDSWKSSASPWLKVVPRGLRYVLRQLSSKYGNPPIYITENGFSDLGTLNDTDRVDYYREYLKQMLLAIHVDGVNVRGYYLWSLLDNFEWERGYSEHFGIVFVDINDPNRKRTLKKSATWWQQVTTNKKIVQNTLNELRSIPREIR from the exons ATGTTCGCCACGCTATCGCTCACATCGGGCATACTTCTCTGTCTCGTGAT CGCTGCAAATGGTAATAGCGTAGAGGAGGATGAGAAATATCTAACGTTTCCAGCAAATTTTCTCCTGGGAGCTTCGACAGCCGCATACCAAATCGAAGGAGCTTGGAACGCGAGTG ATAAAGGAGAAAGTATTTGGGATCGATTCAGTCATTACAACGATGGTCGTATTATTAACAATGAAACGGGCGACGTCGCTGCGGACTCCTATCATAAATACAAAGAAGACGTAGCCATACTAAAGAGACTCGGg TTCACGTCGTACAGATTCTCCGTGAGTTGGCCCCGAATATTACCGACAGGATTCCCAAATAATGTTAGTCAAGATGGCGTTAATTATTACCACAATCTCATCGACGAGCTATTGGCAAACGGTATCGAGCCACTGTTGACGTTATATCACTGGGATCATCCTCAAGTTTTGGAAGACGCGAACGGCTGGTTGAATTCGGAAATGGTCGACTGGTTCGGTGATTTCGCCAGGGTTGTGTACAGAGAGTTCGGTGCAAAAGTGAAACGATTCATTCCGATAAACGAGATCGGTGCTTTCTGCAAGAATGGTTATTCTTACGGGTTCCATGCTCCCGGGAAAAAACTGCACGGTTTCGGCGAGTATCTTTGCGTTCACAACGCATTGAAAGCTCACGCGAGGGCTTACAGAATTTACGAGAGAGAGTTTAAACCAACGCACAAGGGTCAAGTCGGATTCATGGCCAACTCGCACGCCTACATGCCTAAAACTCCGGAGGACGCAGTGTCGGCGGAGGTCGCTTTTCTGTTCAACACTGGCTGGACCTTCCATCCGATTTATTCAGAGAAAGGCGATTATCCAGAAATTATGAAGAACATGGTGGCCGCCAAGAGCAAACAGCAAGGTTACGCGAAATCTCGTTTACCGGAGTTTGACTCCGAGTGGATAGAGTACATACG GGGAACTTCCGATTTTATGGCGGTAAATCATTATACTTCGAAACTAGTTGAACCTGGAGAGGAAGGGGAGGTACCTTCCCATGACAACGATCAGGGTGTACAATTATCCGTGGACGATTCTTGGAAATCCTCAGCCTCCCCGTGGTTGAAA GTTGTACCACGAGGTTTGCGATACGTACTTCGTCAGTTGTCATCAAAATATGGAAATCCACCAATATACATCACCGAAAATGGTTTCTCTGACTTGGGAACCCTTAACGACACCGATAGAGTCGATTACTATCGCGAATATTTGAAACAGATGCTTCTGGCCATACATGTTGATGGCGTAAACGTGCGAGGATACTATCTATGGTCTCTTCTCGATAATTTTGAGTGGGAACGGGGGTACAG CGAACATTTCGGCATCGTGTTCGTCGATATCAACGATCCAAATAGAAAACGGACCTTGAAAAAGTCTGCTACCTGGTGGCAGCAGGTTACAACCAATAAGAAAATAGTCCAAAA
- the LOC143344403 gene encoding myrosinase 1-like has product MFATLSLRFCVFLFLAIAANGEFAKRYEEYLSFPANFVLGVATAAYQIEGAWNVSDKGESIWDRFSHYKDGRIFHNDTGDVATNSYYQYKDDVALVKKLGFTSYRFSVSWPRILPTGFANNVSQDGVNYYHNLIDELLANGIEPLLTLYHWDHPQVLEEAGGWLNSEMVDWFGDFARIVYKEYGAKVKRFIPINEPTSICINGYSTGIDAPGKKLHGIGEYLCIHNTIKAHARAYRIYEKEFKPKQQGEVGFMFSTFAFMPQDPNDVLAAEIAFEFNAGWTLHPIYSQNGDYPEIMKSIVAEKSRQQGYTKSRLPVFEPEWIEYIRGASDFLAVNHYTTRLVKLGESGIVPSHENDQSFVQLIDSSWETSASNWLKVVPQGFRYVLGQLASKYGNPPMYVTENGFSDTGLLNDFDRIKYYYEYLKEMLLAMYVDGVDVRGYYLWSLLDNFEWRRGYSEHFGIVSVDFNDLNKTRTLKDSAVWWQIVLADTKLVPAE; this is encoded by the exons ATGTTCGCCACTCTGTCGCTGAGATTCTGCGTTTTCCTCTTCCTTGCAAT CGCCGCAAATGGCGAATTTGCAAAGAGGTATGAGGAATATCTAAGCTTTCCAGCAAACTTCGTTCTGGGAGTTGCGACAGCCGCATACCAAATAGAGGGAGCTTGGAACGTGAGCG ATAAAGGAGAAAGTATTTGGGATCGATTCAGTCATTACAAGGACGGCCGTATCTTTCACAATGATACCGGCGACGTCGCTACAAACTCTTATTACCAGTATAAGGATGATGTGGCACTCGTCAAGAAACTTGGG TTCACGTCATACAGATTCTCCGTGAGTTGGCCCAGAATATTACCGACAGGATTCGCGAATAATGTTAGTCAAGATGGCGTTAATTATTATCACAACCTCATCGACGAGCTATTGGCAAACGGTATCGAGCCACTGTTGACGTTATATCACTGGGATCATCCTCAAGTTTTGGAAGAAGCAGGTGGCTGGTTGAATTCGGAAATGGTCGACTGGTTCGGTGATTTCGCGAGGATCGTGTACAAAGAGTACGGTGCAAAGGTGAAACGATTCATTCCGATAAACGAGCCCACCTCTATATGCATAAATGGCTACTCTACCGGGATCGATGCACCCGGGAAAAAATTGCACGGTATTGGAGAGTACTTGTGCATCCACAACACAATAAAGGCACACGCGAGAGCTTACAGAATATACGAGAAAGAGTTCAAACCTAAGCAGCAAGGCGAAGTCGGATTCATGTTCAGCACGTTCGCTTTCATGCCCCAAGATCCTAACGACGTGTTGGCAGCTGAGATTGCTTTTGAATTCAACGCTGGTTGGACTTTGCATCCGATCTATTCTCAGAACGGTGATTATCCAGAAATCATGAAGAGTATAGTGGCTGAAAAGAGCAGACAACAGGGTTACACGAAATCTCGTTTACCGGTGTTTGAGCCCGAATGGATCGAGTACATACG CGGAGCCTCGGATTTTTTGGCGGTAAATCATTATACCACCAGGCTAGTTAAACTGGGTGAGTCAGGAATAGTTCCGTCTCATGAAAACGATCAATCCTTCGTACAATTAATTGATAGTTCTTGGGAAACGTCAGCGTCAAACTGGTTAAAG GTTGTACCCCAAGGTTTCCGATATGTTCTTGGGCAATTGGCAAGTAAATATGGAAATCCACCAATGTACGTTACCGAAAATGGTTTCTCTGATACTGGACTGCTCAATGATTTCGATAGAATTAAGTATTATTACGAATATCTGAAAGAGATGCTGTTAGCCATGTACGTTGACGGTGTTGACGTTCGAGGATATTATCTGTGGTCGCTTCTCGATAATTTCGAATGGCGACGGGGTTATAG CGAACATTTTGGCATCGTGTCTGTCGATTTCAACGATCTAAACAAAACACGTACCCTGAAGGATTCTGCTGTTTGGTGGCAAATCGTTTTAGCCGACACAAAACTTGTACCTGCAGAGTAA